From the Helicoverpa armigera isolate CAAS_96S chromosome 27, ASM3070526v1, whole genome shotgun sequence genome, one window contains:
- the LOC135118867 gene encoding craniofacial development protein 2-like produces MTFGAWNVRTLIDNDGNLCPERKTAVVARELARYNVDVAALSETRLADQGELEEIGGGYTFFWKGRPQSERRLAGVGFAIKSTIVKKLPECPQYISDRIITLRLHLPNDNYLNVISVYAPTMSNEDSVKDQFYEELSQCLTSIRSSEQILLLGDFNARVGRDSESWPGVIGNNVGNMNSNGQLLLTLCAQFDLTITNTLFRLRDKFKTTWMHPRSKHWHLLDYAITRRRDISQVHITRVMRGAHCWTDHRLLVTKLRLRLREPRRPCS; encoded by the coding sequence ATGACATTTGGCGCATGGAACGTGCGTACTTTAATCGATAATGACGGAAACCTTTGCCCGGAGCGTAAAACTGCTGTCGTAGCACGTGAGCTTGCTCGATACAATGTAGACGTGGCAGCTTTAAGCGAAACACGCTTAGCTGACCAAGGCGAACTCGAGGAAATCGGCGGTGGTTATACATTCTTCTGGAAAGGAAGACCCCAAAGTGAACGAAGGTTAGCTGGCGTAGGGTTTGCCATCAAATCCACCATCGTAAAAAAACTGCCAGAATGTCCACAATACATCTCGGACCGCATTATCACATTACGCCTTCACCTACCAAACGACAACTACCTGAATGTGATAAGCGTATACGCACCAACAATGAGTAACGAGGACAGTGTCAAAGATCAGTTTTATGAAGAACTTAGCCAATGCCTTACCAGCATACGTTCAAGCGAACAAATACTGCTGCTAGGCGATTTCAACGCGAGGGTTGGCAGAGATTCTGAGTCGTGGCCGGGCGTGATTGGAAATAATGTGGGCAATATGAATAGTAATGGACAATTACTACTCACACTCTGTGCCCAATTCGACCTCACCATCACAAACACTCTGTTTAGGCTTCGCGACAAATTCAAAACCACCTGGATGCACCCGCGTTCTAAACACTGGCACCTCCTCGATTACGCGATAACACGACGAAGGGACATCTCCCAGGTGCATATCACACGCGTTATGCGCGGCGCGCACTGCTGGACAGACCACAGGCTTTTGGTAACTAAGTTGAGACTCCGCCTTCGTGAACCACGAAGACCCTGCAGCTAA